The proteins below come from a single Caulobacter segnis ATCC 21756 genomic window:
- a CDS encoding DUF1852 domain-containing protein, which translates to MLKSEFAFTIKSTALDEDYRPAENTRITTNFANLARGENRQENLRNTLRMIDNRFNSLAHRDNPKGDRYAVELKIISVEMNASPEAGGDAFPLIEILQTTILDKQTGERIDGIVGNNFSSYVRDYDFSVLLPEHMKRHPNSGAPEGFGDLHGNLFKRFLSSDAYRDNFSKPPVICLSVSSSKTYYRTGAEHPVLGIEYENDERSSTDQYFAKMGMKVRYFMPRNSMAPLAFYHIGDLTGDYTDLELFSTISTMETFQKIYRPEIYNANSPATEQYQPSLKCQDYSLTRIVYDREERSRLALEQGKFAEERFIKRYRAVLEQFSADFAA; encoded by the coding sequence ATGCTCAAGAGCGAATTTGCATTCACCATCAAGAGCACTGCGCTCGATGAGGACTATCGTCCCGCCGAGAACACGCGGATCACGACCAACTTCGCCAACTTGGCCAGAGGGGAGAACCGGCAGGAAAACCTGCGCAATACCCTCAGGATGATCGACAATCGTTTCAATTCCCTGGCGCATCGGGACAATCCCAAGGGGGATCGTTACGCGGTCGAACTCAAGATCATCTCCGTCGAGATGAATGCTTCTCCCGAAGCGGGCGGCGACGCCTTCCCGCTGATCGAAATCCTTCAGACGACCATTCTCGACAAACAGACCGGCGAGCGCATCGACGGCATCGTGGGGAATAACTTCTCTTCGTACGTCCGCGATTATGACTTCAGCGTGCTTCTCCCGGAGCACATGAAGCGCCACCCGAATTCCGGCGCTCCGGAGGGCTTCGGCGACCTGCATGGAAACCTGTTCAAGCGCTTCCTGAGTTCAGACGCCTATCGGGATAATTTCAGCAAGCCGCCCGTCATCTGCCTGAGCGTGTCGAGTAGCAAGACCTACTATCGGACCGGCGCTGAGCACCCCGTGCTGGGGATTGAATATGAGAACGACGAGCGCTCTTCGACCGATCAGTATTTCGCGAAAATGGGAATGAAGGTTCGCTACTTCATGCCCAGAAACAGCATGGCTCCTCTGGCCTTCTACCATATCGGCGACCTGACCGGCGACTACACAGATCTTGAGCTGTTCAGCACGATCAGCACGATGGAGACGTTCCAGAAGATCTATCGCCCCGAGATCTATAACGCCAACTCCCCGGCGACCGAACAGTATCAGCCGAGCCTGAAGTGTCAGGACTATTCGCTGACTCGGATTGTCTACGATCGGGAAGAACGGAGCCGACTGGCCCTTGAGCAGGGCAAGTTCGCCGAGGAACGTTTCATCAAGCGGTATCGGGCCGTCCTCGAACAGTTCTCCGCCGATTTCGCCGCCTGA
- a CDS encoding SDR family oxidoreductase — translation MPTVLITGASSGYGLETARHFLAKGWNVIATMRNPRTDTLPRSEALRILPLDVTDPGSIAACVEVAGSVDVLVNNAGIGVVGAFEATPMDHIRKVFDTNTFGVMAMCQALIPQMRERRSGVIVNVTSSVTLSDMPLAAAYKASKQAIEGFSESLVHELGYFDVRVKLVEPGYAPTTRFAQNTSINPLDLIPAPYEAFAAPIFEAFATPQMTTKERDVAEAIWVAANDASGRIHFPAGEDAVDLARRRTFGG, via the coding sequence ATGCCGACCGTCCTGATCACCGGCGCATCCTCAGGCTACGGCCTCGAGACGGCCCGCCACTTCCTGGCCAAGGGCTGGAACGTCATTGCGACGATGCGCAATCCCAGAACCGACACCCTGCCGCGCTCGGAGGCCCTGCGGATCCTCCCCCTGGATGTCACCGACCCCGGAAGCATCGCCGCCTGCGTCGAGGTCGCCGGCTCAGTCGACGTCCTGGTCAACAACGCCGGCATCGGGGTCGTCGGCGCCTTCGAGGCCACGCCAATGGACCACATCCGCAAGGTGTTCGACACGAACACCTTTGGCGTGATGGCCATGTGCCAAGCCCTCATCCCTCAGATGCGAGAGCGACGCTCCGGCGTCATTGTCAACGTCACCTCCAGCGTGACCCTGTCGGACATGCCTCTTGCCGCCGCCTACAAGGCCAGCAAGCAGGCGATCGAGGGTTTCTCAGAGTCTCTGGTCCACGAACTCGGCTATTTCGACGTGCGCGTAAAGCTGGTGGAGCCCGGTTACGCTCCGACCACGCGGTTCGCTCAGAACACCTCGATCAATCCGCTAGATCTGATTCCCGCGCCCTACGAGGCGTTCGCGGCGCCGATTTTCGAAGCGTTCGCCACGCCGCAGATGACGACGAAAGAGCGTGATGTCGCCGAAGCGATCTGGGTCGCGGCCAACGACGCTTCGGGCCGGATTCACTTTCCCGCGGGCGAGGACGCGGTCGATCTGGCCCGGCGGCGTACATTCGGCGGTTGA
- a CDS encoding ComEC/Rec2 family competence protein, whose product MAAVVTRRGLLLGAAALGAAAPLPAGEDVVGQPLRPWRPGGLDIHHIATGKGDSTLIIGPDGSSLMIDAGASTTPTPASLDARPSAERRPGEWIGRYARRHLAATGTPKLDAFLVSHLHPDHIDGLYDVAKALPIGKLVDRAWPDYTYPRPSDAPFLKAYVAFVHERVQAGGKIERFRVGAADQLQLPGAEIRNLAANGEVWTGHGSDTRRLFPAIDTLAATDIPDENACSAAIRLRYGAFGYFAAGDLTSQSFDGTLPWRDVETPAAQAAGPVDVAVAAHHGMFDATGADVVRALKPRTWIIPAWHVAHPSSDVLERMFSQRLYPGPRDVFATGLSPANEMAHHWLTDRLTAREGHIVVRVAPGGADYRVVVTDHRSESDRVVSVSVPRAP is encoded by the coding sequence ATGGCGGCGGTCGTGACCCGGCGGGGGCTGCTGCTGGGCGCCGCGGCGCTGGGCGCGGCCGCCCCTCTTCCTGCTGGCGAAGATGTCGTCGGCCAGCCGCTACGCCCGTGGCGGCCCGGCGGCCTGGACATCCACCACATCGCCACCGGCAAAGGCGACTCGACACTGATCATCGGACCGGATGGCTCCAGCCTGATGATCGACGCCGGCGCCTCGACCACGCCGACGCCAGCCAGCCTGGACGCCCGGCCCAGCGCCGAGCGCCGTCCTGGTGAGTGGATTGGCCGCTATGCCCGACGGCATCTCGCCGCGACCGGAACGCCAAAGCTGGACGCCTTCCTGGTCAGCCACCTGCACCCCGACCACATCGACGGCCTGTACGATGTCGCCAAGGCGCTGCCGATCGGCAAGCTGGTCGACCGCGCCTGGCCTGACTATACCTATCCAAGGCCATCGGACGCGCCGTTCCTGAAGGCCTATGTCGCCTTCGTTCATGAACGGGTCCAGGCCGGCGGCAAGATCGAGCGTTTTCGGGTCGGAGCGGCCGACCAGCTTCAACTCCCCGGCGCCGAAATCCGCAATCTTGCCGCCAACGGCGAGGTCTGGACCGGACACGGAAGCGACACTCGCCGCCTCTTCCCGGCCATCGACACACTGGCGGCCACCGACATCCCCGACGAGAACGCCTGCTCGGCCGCCATCCGGCTGCGCTACGGCGCGTTCGGCTATTTCGCGGCCGGCGACCTGACCAGCCAGAGCTTCGACGGGACCCTGCCCTGGCGTGACGTCGAGACGCCCGCCGCCCAGGCCGCCGGTCCCGTGGACGTGGCGGTCGCCGCGCATCACGGCATGTTCGACGCCACCGGCGCCGACGTGGTGCGCGCCCTGAAACCGCGGACCTGGATCATCCCCGCCTGGCACGTGGCCCATCCCAGCAGCGACGTGCTGGAACGGATGTTCAGCCAGAGGCTCTATCCCGGTCCGCGCGACGTCTTCGCCACCGGCCTCTCGCCGGCCAATGAGATGGCTCACCACTGGCTGACCGACCGCCTGACCGCGCGCGAGGGGCACATCGTGGTCCGCGTTGCGCCAGGCGGCGCGGACTATCGTGTGGTCGTCACGGACCATCGCAGCGAAAGCGATCGCGTTGTTTCCGTGTCTGTTCCCAGAGCCCCCTAA
- a CDS encoding TonB-dependent receptor domain-containing protein: MMRKTTLAGGAAALALLTCAMPAAAQQRTFNVPAQGVASAISAFARQAGLQVVAPADGLEGVRTQALKGPMDARAALRKLIDGTGLEIVSDSNGVIVLRRATTQATAIEPEPIALDTIIVTAQKREEAAQGVPISLTAFSGRAVETYRLESLRDISRLTPGLLVSSFSQSSPTIAIRGATNTFTQIGANKPVAVVIDDLFVPRNSAAAFELYGLNSVQVLKGPQGTLFGRNVTGGAIVLDTGKPAYGDASGAIRIGAGDYDLKQVDGRVDIPVGDTLAFRLAGSLKQHEGYGKDRLTGREQDDLDSKSLRAQARLQASDDVEVLLGADYAEDHNGGRTLSSKAAGSDGDRRTSELGYNQGFARNQWGASGRIYWNAPVGQVTAITGYRGSQSGEDYSGTGASYRFLTGTNTQSVNRDVDDVGLFSQEVRWASPKWSRGDLVAGVYFADEDAKRQLRTRGLAAVSGVALSDVLTDQAVKTRSYAAFVDGTLRLPAAFDLTLGARYTHDEKTASLVRTDFVRPATGSFMARDLKADWSEVTPRAVLSWTPREDFKVYGSVTRGYTAGGFNTDAAVITALTKPFDPETVTNYELGVKSQWLADTLRINASVFHMDYKDKQELFFNNLTRVLTITNAGQATVEGAEVEIAWRPLPWLNLSANYGLLDTVYDDFVIPGGAVNTGNPLGSSPRNKGSLAADVRVPLDGAGYVTGAISWAYTDSYYTGATKDPNLHIDSYALTNLSLGYESQDGRWMLTAWAKNLGDVDFLLTPSTQGVLAEYLGEPRTVGVMLSAKF; this comes from the coding sequence ATGATGCGGAAGACAACCCTGGCCGGCGGCGCGGCCGCTCTTGCTCTCCTGACCTGCGCCATGCCGGCGGCAGCCCAGCAGCGGACCTTCAACGTGCCCGCCCAGGGCGTGGCCTCGGCCATCTCCGCCTTCGCGCGGCAGGCGGGCCTGCAGGTCGTAGCCCCGGCCGACGGGTTGGAAGGCGTCCGCACCCAGGCTCTCAAAGGCCCGATGGACGCCCGCGCCGCCCTACGAAAGCTGATCGACGGAACCGGCCTGGAGATCGTCTCCGACAGCAACGGCGTCATCGTCCTGCGTCGCGCCACGACGCAGGCCACCGCTATCGAGCCGGAACCCATCGCGCTGGACACCATCATCGTCACCGCCCAGAAGCGCGAGGAAGCCGCCCAAGGCGTGCCGATCTCGCTGACCGCCTTTTCCGGCCGCGCGGTCGAAACCTATCGCCTGGAAAGCCTGCGCGACATCTCGCGCCTGACACCGGGACTGCTGGTCTCGTCGTTCAGCCAGTCCAGCCCAACCATCGCGATCCGCGGCGCGACCAACACCTTCACCCAGATCGGCGCCAACAAGCCGGTCGCCGTGGTCATCGACGACCTCTTCGTCCCTCGCAACAGCGCCGCCGCCTTCGAGCTCTATGGCCTCAACTCGGTGCAGGTGCTGAAAGGCCCCCAAGGCACGCTGTTCGGTCGCAACGTCACCGGCGGCGCCATCGTGCTGGACACCGGCAAGCCGGCCTATGGAGATGCATCGGGCGCGATCCGTATCGGCGCGGGCGACTATGACCTGAAGCAGGTCGACGGCCGCGTCGACATCCCGGTCGGCGACACCCTGGCCTTTCGTCTGGCCGGCTCACTGAAGCAGCACGAGGGCTATGGGAAGGACCGCTTGACCGGCCGCGAGCAGGATGACCTCGACAGCAAGAGCCTGCGCGCCCAGGCCCGCCTGCAGGCCAGCGACGACGTCGAGGTGCTGCTGGGCGCCGATTATGCCGAGGACCACAATGGCGGCCGCACTCTGTCGTCCAAGGCCGCCGGCTCGGATGGCGACCGCCGCACCTCCGAGCTGGGCTACAACCAGGGCTTCGCCCGGAACCAGTGGGGCGCCTCCGGGCGGATCTACTGGAACGCGCCCGTCGGCCAAGTCACCGCCATCACCGGCTATCGCGGGTCGCAGTCGGGCGAGGACTATTCGGGCACAGGCGCCAGCTATCGCTTTCTGACCGGGACCAACACCCAGTCGGTCAACCGCGACGTCGACGATGTGGGCCTGTTCTCGCAGGAAGTCCGCTGGGCCAGCCCGAAATGGTCGCGCGGCGACCTGGTGGCCGGCGTCTATTTCGCGGACGAGGACGCCAAGCGCCAACTGCGCACCAGAGGCCTGGCCGCTGTTTCGGGCGTGGCCTTGTCCGACGTCCTGACCGACCAGGCGGTGAAGACCAGAAGCTACGCCGCCTTCGTCGACGGGACGCTGCGCTTGCCGGCCGCCTTCGACCTGACCCTGGGCGCGCGCTACACCCATGACGAGAAGACCGCCTCGCTGGTTCGCACCGATTTCGTTCGCCCGGCGACCGGCAGCTTCATGGCCCGCGACCTCAAGGCCGACTGGAGCGAGGTCACGCCCCGCGCCGTGCTCAGCTGGACGCCGCGCGAGGACTTCAAGGTCTATGGCAGCGTCACGCGCGGCTACACGGCCGGCGGCTTCAACACCGACGCGGCGGTGATCACGGCTCTGACCAAGCCGTTCGATCCCGAGACCGTCACCAACTACGAGCTGGGCGTGAAGTCCCAGTGGCTGGCCGACACCCTGCGGATCAACGCCTCGGTCTTCCACATGGACTACAAGGACAAGCAGGAGCTGTTCTTCAACAACCTGACCCGCGTGCTGACCATCACCAACGCCGGCCAGGCGACGGTCGAAGGCGCCGAGGTCGAGATCGCCTGGCGTCCCCTGCCCTGGCTGAACCTCAGCGCCAACTACGGCCTGCTGGACACCGTCTACGACGATTTCGTCATTCCGGGTGGCGCGGTGAACACCGGCAATCCGCTGGGCTCGTCGCCGCGCAACAAGGGCTCGCTGGCCGCCGACGTCCGGGTCCCGCTGGACGGCGCGGGCTATGTCACCGGCGCGATCAGCTGGGCCTATACCGACAGCTACTACACCGGCGCGACCAAGGACCCGAACCTGCATATCGACAGCTACGCTCTGACCAACCTGTCGCTGGGCTATGAGAGCCAGGATGGCCGCTGGATGCTGACGGCCTGGGCCAAGAACCTGGGCGATGTCGACTTCCTGCTGACCCCGTCCACCCAAGGTGTGCTGGCCGAGTATCTGGGCGAGCCGCGCACGGTCGGCGTCATGCTGTCGGCCAAGTTCTGA
- a CDS encoding AraC family transcriptional regulator codes for MDPLSDIITLLRPSSIVSKPITGRGRWGVRYAAHDMPGYTIILKGRCWIAFEGQAPMALEEGDFLLLPSTPAFVLGSHPDVDGPSRDPSDAPVRHGDQEGEAQFESLGGAFRIERANAPLLLALMPRMIHIPASEGRTARLGTLIGLIVQECAREDPGKDMILQRLLEVLLVEALRWRPVAGDDARTGLLRGMRDPALARVLSAMHSDVRAHWTVAGLAKVAGLSRSAFAARFGEALGCGPIEYLARWRMALAKDALIGGAKTLDRIADEIGYESASAFSTAFRKRLGCSPGRFARAGDAVAGRFDPAQRERAVGALAHYIG; via the coding sequence ATGGATCCCCTCAGCGACATTATTACCCTGCTTCGCCCGAGCTCGATCGTCTCCAAGCCGATCACTGGGCGGGGGCGCTGGGGCGTGCGTTACGCGGCCCATGATATGCCCGGCTATACGATCATTCTGAAGGGGCGCTGCTGGATCGCTTTCGAGGGCCAAGCACCGATGGCTCTGGAGGAAGGCGACTTCCTTCTGCTCCCGTCGACCCCGGCGTTCGTCCTGGGCAGCCATCCCGACGTCGACGGCCCGTCGCGCGATCCAAGCGATGCGCCGGTGCGGCACGGCGACCAAGAGGGCGAAGCGCAGTTCGAGTCACTGGGCGGCGCCTTCCGGATCGAGCGGGCGAACGCCCCACTACTGCTCGCCCTAATGCCCCGCATGATCCACATTCCCGCGTCCGAGGGGCGGACGGCCAGGCTTGGGACCCTCATTGGGCTGATTGTGCAGGAATGCGCCCGCGAGGATCCGGGCAAGGACATGATCCTGCAGCGGCTGCTGGAGGTCCTGTTGGTCGAGGCGCTGCGCTGGCGCCCCGTGGCCGGAGATGACGCGCGGACCGGCTTGCTTCGTGGCATGCGCGATCCGGCCTTGGCGCGAGTCCTGAGCGCCATGCACTCGGACGTGCGGGCGCACTGGACGGTCGCGGGGTTGGCCAAGGTGGCCGGCCTTTCGCGATCGGCTTTCGCCGCGCGGTTCGGCGAAGCGCTGGGCTGTGGCCCGATTGAATATCTGGCGCGGTGGCGCATGGCTCTGGCCAAGGACGCCCTGATCGGCGGGGCCAAGACCCTGGACCGGATCGCGGACGAGATCGGCTACGAATCCGCCAGCGCCTTCAGCACCGCTTTCCGCAAACGGTTGGGCTGCTCCCCCGGACGGTTTGCTCGCGCGGGCGACGCTGTCGCCGGCCGCTTCGATCCGGCGCAGCGCGAGCGCGCCGTCGGAGCCTTGGCGCACTATATTGGATGA
- a CDS encoding methionine synthase: MKTLLPTSTAGSLPKPAWLAQPETLWSPWKLQNEELIEGKQDALRLSLDDQRRAGVDIVSDGEQTRQHFVTTFIEHLAGVDFEARKTVRIRDRYDASVPTVVGAVSRPKSVFVEDAKFLRRQTTQPIKWALPGPMTMIDTLYDDHYRSREKLAWEFAKILNQEARELEAAGVDIIQFDEPAFNVFFDEVNDWGVATLEKATEGLKCQTAVHICYGYGIKANTDWKKTLGSEWRQYEEAFPKLKQSSIDIISLECQNSRVPMDLIELIRGKTVMVGAIDVATDTIETPEDVADTLRKALQFVDADKLYPSTNCGMAPLARHVARGKLEALSAGAAIVRKELSA; this comes from the coding sequence ATGAAAACCCTGTTGCCCACGTCGACCGCCGGCAGCCTGCCCAAACCCGCCTGGCTAGCCCAGCCCGAGACGCTCTGGTCGCCCTGGAAACTGCAAAATGAGGAACTGATCGAGGGCAAACAGGACGCTTTGCGTCTGTCCCTGGACGATCAGCGGCGGGCCGGCGTCGACATCGTCAGCGACGGCGAGCAGACGCGCCAGCATTTCGTCACGACGTTCATCGAGCATCTCGCCGGCGTCGACTTCGAGGCGCGCAAGACCGTCAGAATTCGCGACCGCTATGATGCGAGCGTGCCGACGGTCGTCGGCGCTGTCAGCCGCCCGAAGTCGGTCTTCGTCGAGGACGCGAAGTTCCTCCGTCGGCAGACCACCCAGCCGATCAAATGGGCCCTGCCCGGTCCGATGACGATGATCGACACCCTCTATGACGACCACTACAGGAGCCGCGAGAAGCTGGCCTGGGAGTTCGCCAAGATCCTTAACCAGGAAGCCAGGGAGCTGGAGGCCGCCGGCGTCGACATCATCCAGTTCGACGAGCCCGCGTTCAACGTCTTCTTCGACGAGGTCAACGACTGGGGCGTCGCGACCCTGGAGAAGGCGACGGAAGGGCTCAAATGCCAAACGGCCGTCCACATCTGCTACGGCTACGGCATCAAGGCCAATACGGACTGGAAGAAGACCCTGGGTTCGGAGTGGCGTCAGTATGAGGAAGCTTTCCCCAAGCTGAAGCAGTCCAGCATCGATATCATCTCGCTGGAGTGCCAGAACTCTCGCGTCCCGATGGATCTGATCGAACTCATTCGGGGCAAGACGGTGATGGTGGGGGCCATCGACGTGGCGACCGACACCATCGAGACGCCCGAGGACGTCGCCGACACCCTGCGCAAGGCCCTTCAGTTCGTGGACGCCGACAAGCTCTATCCCTCCACCAACTGCGGGATGGCCCCGCTGGCTCGTCACGTGGCGAGGGGCAAGCTGGAGGCCCTGAGCGCGGGCGCGGCGATCGTCCGCAAAGAACTCTCGGCCTGA